In Pseudomonas sp. R76, one genomic interval encodes:
- a CDS encoding Yip1 family protein, whose protein sequence is MIHHVVGLFTHPDQEWREIRGDKEESIGHMYLTHTLILAAIPAVSAFIGTTRVGWVIGSRAPVMLTQESALWMTLMSYAAMLGGVAVMGAFIHWMARTYDASPSMARCVAFATYTATPLFIGGLAALYPHMWLGMVVGTAAICYTVYLLYVGLPTFMSIDPDEGFLFSSSVLAVGLVVLVAIMAFTVIVWGLGVGPIYTN, encoded by the coding sequence ATGATCCATCACGTCGTGGGGCTGTTTACCCATCCCGACCAGGAATGGCGGGAAATCCGTGGCGATAAAGAAGAAAGCATCGGCCACATGTACCTCACTCACACCCTGATTCTCGCGGCGATCCCCGCCGTCTCCGCCTTTATCGGCACCACCCGGGTCGGCTGGGTCATCGGCAGCCGCGCGCCGGTCATGCTCACTCAGGAAAGCGCCTTGTGGATGACCCTCATGTCGTATGCGGCCATGCTCGGCGGCGTGGCGGTGATGGGCGCGTTCATTCACTGGATGGCGCGCACCTATGACGCCAGCCCGAGCATGGCGCGCTGCGTGGCGTTTGCCACCTACACGGCGACGCCGCTGTTTATCGGTGGGCTGGCAGCGCTTTACCCGCATATGTGGCTGGGGATGGTCGTGGGCACGGCCGCCATCTGCTACACGGTGTACCTGCTTTATGTGGGGTTGCCGACGTTCATGAGCATCGACCCGGACGAAGGCTTCCTGTTTTCCAGCTCGGTACTGGCGGTAGGCCTGGTGGTGTTGGTGGCGATCATGGCATTTACCGTCATCGTCTGGGGCTTGGGCGTAGGCCCGATCTATACAAATTAA
- a CDS encoding SprT family zinc-dependent metalloprotease encodes MPEQLNTRVEDCFLQAESFFKRSFKRPQVSLKLRGQKAGVAHLHENLLRFNPQLYRENSQHFLKQTVAHEVAHLIAHQLFGERIQPHGEEWQLIMRGVYELPPDRCHTYEIKRRQVTRYIYRCPCADSDFPFSSQRHALVSQGRRYLCRRCRHTLVYTGETRVE; translated from the coding sequence ATGCCCGAGCAACTCAATACCCGCGTCGAAGATTGTTTCCTGCAAGCCGAATCCTTTTTCAAACGAAGCTTCAAACGCCCCCAGGTCAGCCTCAAGCTGCGGGGCCAGAAGGCCGGTGTCGCGCATTTGCACGAGAACCTGCTGCGTTTCAACCCACAGTTGTACCGTGAAAACAGCCAGCATTTCCTCAAACAGACCGTGGCCCATGAAGTGGCGCACCTGATCGCCCATCAATTGTTTGGCGAACGCATCCAGCCCCACGGCGAGGAATGGCAACTGATCATGCGCGGAGTTTACGAACTGCCGCCGGATCGCTGCCACACCTATGAAATCAAGCGCCGGCAGGTGACTCGCTACATCTACCGCTGCCCGTGTGCCGACAGTGATTTCCCGTTTTCGTCACAGCGCCATGCATTGGTGAGCCAGGGGCGGCGGTATTTGTGTCGGCGGTGTCGGCATACCCTGGTGTATACCGGGGAAACTCGGGTGGAGTGA
- the ttcA gene encoding tRNA 2-thiocytidine(32) synthetase TtcA has product MGTLTVNQNKLQKRLRRLAGEAVADFNMIEEGDKVMVCLSGGKDSYTMLDVLLHLQKVAPIKFEIVAVNMDQKQPGFPEHVLPAYLKELGIEYHIVEKDTYSVVKELIPEGKTTCSLCSRLRRGTLYTFADEIGATKMALGHHRDDIVETFFLNMFFNGSLKAMPPKLRADDGRNVVIRPLAYCNEKDIQAYSDFKQFPIIPCNLCGSQENLQRQVVKEMLVDWERKTPGRTESIFRSLQNVQPSQLADRNLFDFTSLKIDESAASRFVNVVNL; this is encoded by the coding sequence ATGGGCACTCTTACGGTCAACCAGAACAAACTGCAAAAACGCCTGCGTCGCCTGGCCGGTGAAGCGGTCGCCGATTTCAATATGATCGAGGAGGGCGACAAGGTCATGGTCTGCCTCTCTGGCGGCAAAGACAGCTACACCATGCTCGACGTGCTGCTGCACCTGCAAAAGGTCGCACCGATCAAGTTCGAGATCGTCGCCGTCAACATGGACCAGAAACAACCGGGCTTTCCCGAGCACGTGCTGCCGGCCTACCTCAAAGAGCTCGGCATCGAGTACCACATCGTCGAAAAAGACACCTATTCGGTGGTCAAGGAGTTGATCCCGGAAGGCAAGACCACCTGTTCGCTGTGTTCGCGCCTGCGCCGTGGCACGCTCTACACCTTTGCCGATGAGATCGGCGCGACCAAGATGGCCCTGGGTCATCACCGCGATGACATCGTCGAAACCTTCTTCCTCAATATGTTCTTCAACGGCTCGCTCAAGGCCATGCCGCCCAAGCTGCGCGCCGATGACGGGCGCAACGTGGTGATCCGCCCGCTGGCGTATTGCAACGAGAAAGACATCCAGGCCTACTCCGACTTCAAGCAGTTCCCGATCATCCCGTGCAACCTGTGTGGCTCTCAGGAAAACCTGCAGCGCCAGGTGGTCAAGGAAATGCTGGTGGACTGGGAGCGCAAGACCCCGGGCCGCACCGAAAGCATCTTCCGCAGCCTGCAGAATGTGCAGCCGTCGCAGCTGGCCGACCGCAACCTGTTTGACTTCACCAGCCTGAAAATCGATGAGAGCGCCGCTTCGCGCTTCGTCAATGTTGTGAACCTCTGA
- a CDS encoding DNA-3-methyladenine glycosylase I, with translation MRDYKWLHEYCLNRFGSAAELEAHLPVPKTPAQLRKISDDRYLSTLALRVFRAGLKHSVVDAKWPAFEQVFFGFDPEKVVLMGAEHLERLMQDTRIIRHLGKLKSVPRNAQMILDIEQEKGSFGAFIAEWPVTDIVGLWKYLSKHGHQLGGLSAPRFLRMVGKDTFVPSYDVVAALNAQKIVDKAPTSLRDLATVQGAFNQWHAESGRPMCQLSMMLAYTVNH, from the coding sequence ATGCGCGATTACAAGTGGCTGCACGAATATTGTCTGAACCGCTTTGGTTCAGCGGCCGAGCTGGAAGCCCATTTGCCTGTACCCAAGACCCCGGCGCAATTGCGCAAGATCAGCGACGATCGCTACCTCTCGACCCTGGCGCTGCGCGTGTTTCGCGCAGGGCTCAAGCACAGCGTGGTGGATGCCAAGTGGCCGGCGTTCGAGCAGGTATTTTTTGGTTTTGACCCGGAAAAGGTCGTGCTGATGGGCGCCGAACACCTGGAGCGCTTGATGCAGGACACACGCATCATTCGTCACCTGGGCAAGCTCAAGAGCGTGCCGCGCAACGCGCAGATGATTCTGGATATCGAGCAGGAAAAGGGCAGTTTCGGCGCGTTTATCGCCGAGTGGCCGGTGACCGACATCGTTGGCTTATGGAAGTACCTGAGCAAGCACGGCCATCAATTGGGCGGACTGTCGGCGCCGCGCTTTTTGCGCATGGTCGGCAAGGACACCTTTGTACCGAGCTATGACGTGGTCGCGGCCCTGAATGCGCAGAAGATCGTCGACAAAGCGCCGACCAGCCTGCGGGATTTGGCCACGGTGCAAGGGGCGTTTAACCAGTGGCATGCCGAAAGTGGGCGGCCGATGTGCCAGTTGTCGATGATGCTGGCTTATACGGTCAACCATTAA
- the tusC gene encoding sulfurtransferase complex subunit TusC, whose product MSKSLLVISRQAPWSGPSAREALDIVLAGGAFDLPIGLLFMDDGVFQLAPHQNAKAVQQKDLSANLQALGLFGIDDVFACHHSLAERGMAPPASAQPLSSTEISQLIDRYDQVITL is encoded by the coding sequence ATGTCCAAATCCTTATTAGTGATCAGCCGTCAGGCGCCGTGGTCCGGGCCGAGCGCGCGTGAAGCGCTGGATATCGTGCTGGCCGGTGGCGCCTTTGATCTGCCGATTGGCTTGTTATTTATGGATGACGGCGTGTTCCAGCTGGCGCCGCACCAGAACGCCAAGGCCGTGCAGCAAAAAGACCTCAGCGCCAACCTGCAAGCACTGGGCCTGTTCGGCATTGACGATGTGTTCGCCTGCCACCACAGCCTGGCCGAACGCGGCATGGCGCCGCCCGCCAGCGCCCAGCCGCTGAGCAGCACAGAAATTTCCCAGCTGATTGACCGTTACGACCAGGTGATTACCCTCTGA
- a CDS encoding glycosyl transferase family protein, translating into MTDFAPLTLETPAEHPFAQFVRILGKGKRGARNLTREEAREAMGMLLDEKVEDTQLGAFLMLLRHKEESPEELAGFTEAVRERLNAPALNVDVDWPTYAGKKRHLPWYLLAAKCLAQNGVRILMHGGGAHTAGRLYTEQLLEGLQIPLCRNWQQVETAFEHGNLAFIPLGDWAPQLQRMIDLRNTLGLRSPIHSLARLLNPLNARCGLQSIFHPGYQGVHRDASGLLGDNVIVVKGDGGEVEINPDTISHLYGTTGGESWDEEWPALSAQRHVKPASLEPEQLKALWRGDVEDSYPQLALIATMALALRGLGHPREHAFELAQQYWDARDRSI; encoded by the coding sequence ATGACCGACTTTGCCCCGCTGACCCTTGAAACCCCTGCCGAGCACCCGTTTGCGCAGTTCGTGCGCATCCTGGGCAAAGGCAAGCGCGGCGCGCGCAACCTCACCCGTGAGGAAGCCCGCGAAGCCATGGGCATGCTGCTCGACGAAAAAGTCGAAGACACCCAGCTCGGCGCCTTCCTGATGCTGCTGCGCCACAAGGAAGAAAGCCCGGAAGAACTTGCCGGCTTCACCGAGGCCGTGCGCGAACGCCTGAACGCCCCGGCGCTGAATGTGGATGTGGACTGGCCGACCTATGCCGGCAAGAAACGCCACTTGCCTTGGTATCTGCTGGCGGCCAAGTGCCTGGCGCAAAACGGTGTGCGCATTCTGATGCACGGCGGCGGCGCCCACACCGCGGGCCGGTTGTACACCGAGCAACTGCTGGAAGGCCTGCAAATCCCGCTGTGCCGCAACTGGCAGCAGGTCGAGACGGCCTTTGAGCACGGCAACCTGGCGTTTATTCCGCTGGGCGATTGGGCGCCGCAGTTACAGCGCATGATCGACCTGCGCAACACCCTGGGCCTGCGCTCGCCGATTCATTCCCTGGCGCGGCTGCTCAACCCGCTGAACGCGCGTTGCGGGCTGCAAAGTATTTTCCATCCCGGTTACCAGGGCGTGCACCGCGATGCCAGTGGCCTGCTCGGTGACAATGTGATTGTGGTCAAGGGCGATGGCGGCGAAGTCGAGATCAACCCGGACACAATCAGCCACCTGTACGGCACCACCGGCGGCGAGAGCTGGGACGAAGAATGGCCTGCCCTCTCCGCTCAACGCCACGTCAAACCTGCCAGCCTTGAGCCTGAACAGCTGAAGGCGCTATGGCGTGGCGATGTCGAAGACAGCTACCCACAACTCGCCCTGATCGCCACCATGGCCCTGGCCTTGCGCGGCCTCGGCCACCCACGGGAACACGCCTTCGAATTGGCACAGCAGTATTGGGACGCACGGGACAGATCGATTTAA
- the wrbA gene encoding NAD(P)H:quinone oxidoreductase gives MTAPYVLVLYYSRNGSVSEMARQIARGIEQGGLEARLRTVPAISTECEAVAPSIPDEGALYASLDDLKNCSGLALGSPTRFGNMAAPLKYFLDGTSNLWLTGALVGKPAGVFTSTASLHGGQETTLMSMLLPLLHHGMLITGLPYSEQALLDTQGGGTPYGASHHAGPDGKRMLDQHEITLCRALGLRLATTATLLENGRGQKA, from the coding sequence GTGACCGCGCCGTATGTGTTGGTGTTGTATTACAGCCGCAACGGCTCGGTCAGCGAAATGGCCCGGCAGATTGCCCGCGGCATCGAGCAAGGCGGGCTGGAAGCACGCTTGCGCACCGTGCCGGCGATCTCCACCGAGTGCGAAGCCGTGGCGCCGAGCATCCCCGACGAAGGCGCGCTGTATGCCAGCCTGGATGACCTGAAAAACTGCTCGGGCCTGGCCCTGGGCAGCCCGACGCGCTTCGGCAACATGGCCGCGCCGCTCAAGTATTTCCTCGATGGCACCAGCAACCTGTGGCTCACCGGCGCCCTGGTCGGCAAGCCGGCCGGCGTGTTCACCTCCACCGCCAGCCTGCACGGCGGCCAGGAAACCACGCTGATGTCGATGCTGCTGCCGTTGCTGCACCACGGCATGCTGATCACCGGCCTGCCCTACAGCGAACAAGCGCTGCTCGACACCCAGGGCGGCGGCACGCCGTATGGCGCCAGCCACCACGCCGGGCCGGACGGCAAGCGCATGCTTGATCAACACGAAATCACCTTGTGCCGCGCCCTGGGCCTGCGCCTGGCCACCACCGCCACGCTGCTGGAGAACGGCCGTGGCCAGAAAGCCTAA
- a CDS encoding 2-hydroxyacid dehydrogenase: MRVILFSSQTYDRDSFLGEPLPAGLELQFQPARLNLDTVALAEHHEVVCAFINDDLSAPVLEQLAAGGTRLIALRSAGYNHVDLPTAKRLGLGLGLTIVRVPAYSPHAVAEHAVALILALNRRLHRAYNRTRDGDFSLHGLTGFDLVGKTVGVVGTGQIGATFAKIMAGFGCQLLAYDPFPNPQVLALGARYVSLPELVAQAQIISLHCPLTADSKHLINARSLARMQRGAMLINTGRGGLVDTPALIDALKDGQLGYLGLDVYEEEAQLFFEDRSDLPLQDDVLARLLTFPNVIITAHQAFLTREALAAIAGTTLSNIAAWAKGQPQNLVEG; this comes from the coding sequence ATGCGCGTGATTCTATTCAGCAGCCAGACCTACGACCGCGACAGTTTTCTCGGCGAGCCGCTGCCGGCGGGCCTTGAGCTGCAATTCCAGCCTGCCCGGCTTAACCTCGACACCGTGGCCCTGGCCGAGCACCACGAGGTGGTCTGCGCCTTTATCAACGATGACCTCAGCGCGCCGGTGCTGGAACAGTTGGCCGCAGGCGGCACACGCCTGATTGCCCTGCGCTCGGCCGGTTATAACCATGTCGACCTGCCCACCGCCAAGCGCCTGGGCCTGGGCCTGGGCCTGACCATCGTGCGCGTGCCGGCCTACTCGCCGCACGCAGTGGCCGAGCACGCCGTGGCGCTGATCCTCGCCCTTAACCGCCGCCTGCACCGCGCCTACAACCGCACCCGCGACGGAGATTTCAGCCTGCACGGGCTGACCGGTTTCGACTTGGTGGGCAAGACCGTCGGCGTGGTCGGCACCGGGCAGATCGGTGCCACCTTCGCCAAAATCATGGCCGGGTTCGGCTGCCAGTTGCTGGCGTACGACCCCTTCCCCAACCCGCAGGTTCTGGCCCTAGGCGCCCGTTACGTGAGCCTGCCCGAGTTGGTCGCCCAAGCGCAGATCATCAGCCTGCATTGCCCGCTGACTGCCGACAGTAAACACCTGATCAACGCCCGCTCCCTGGCCCGGATGCAACGCGGCGCGATGTTGATCAACACCGGGCGCGGCGGCCTGGTTGACACGCCGGCGCTGATCGACGCCCTCAAGGATGGCCAACTCGGCTACCTGGGGCTGGACGTGTATGAAGAAGAAGCCCAGCTGTTTTTCGAGGACCGCTCCGACCTGCCACTGCAAGACGATGTGCTCGCGCGCCTGCTGACCTTCCCCAACGTGATCATCACCGCGCACCAGGCGTTCCTCACCCGCGAAGCCCTGGCGGCCATCGCCGGCACCACCTTGAGCAACATCGCCGCGTGGGCCAAAGGCCAACCGCAAAACCTCGTTGAAGGATGA
- the tusB gene encoding sulfurtransferase complex subunit TusB, whose protein sequence is MSTLHVVSHSPFTDGRLASCLRVCGSADAILLCGDGAYGLHNPALQTQGVKVFVLAEDMQARNLPLPDWADSVDYPGFVQLSIDYDKVNTWL, encoded by the coding sequence ATGTCGACTTTACATGTGGTGTCTCACTCCCCGTTTACCGATGGCCGCCTGGCCAGCTGCCTGCGCGTGTGCGGCAGCGCCGACGCGATCCTGCTGTGCGGCGATGGCGCTTACGGCCTGCATAACCCGGCCCTGCAAACCCAGGGCGTGAAGGTATTTGTGCTGGCCGAAGACATGCAGGCGCGCAACCTGCCGCTGCCGGACTGGGCCGACAGCGTGGACTACCCAGGTTTTGTGCAACTGTCGATTGACTACGACAAGGTCAACACCTGGCTATGA
- the arsC gene encoding arsenate reductase (glutaredoxin) (This arsenate reductase requires both glutathione and glutaredoxin to convert arsenate to arsenite, after which the efflux transporter formed by ArsA and ArsB can extrude the arsenite from the cell, providing resistance.), whose protein sequence is MTDLTLYHNPRCSKSRGALELLEARGLTPTIVRYLETPLNAAQIKALLGKLGISARQLLRTGEDDYKTLNLADASLSEAQLIVAIAEHPKLMERPILETADKAIIGRPPEKVLELLP, encoded by the coding sequence ATGACCGATCTGACGCTTTATCACAACCCGCGCTGCTCGAAATCCCGCGGTGCGCTCGAACTGCTGGAAGCCCGTGGCCTGACGCCGACCATCGTGCGCTACCTGGAAACGCCGCTGAATGCCGCGCAAATAAAGGCCTTGCTGGGCAAGCTGGGCATCAGCGCACGCCAACTGCTGCGCACCGGCGAAGACGACTACAAAACCCTCAACCTGGCCGACGCCAGCCTCAGTGAAGCGCAACTGATTGTTGCCATCGCCGAGCATCCGAAGTTGATGGAGCGCCCGATCCTGGAAACCGCCGATAAAGCCATCATTGGCCGCCCACCGGAAAAAGTACTGGAGCTGCTGCCGTGA
- a CDS encoding TlpA disulfide reductase family protein, producing the protein MTRRLIGALAIITTLLLSGCGNDYGVDQYGKKVASERLDKQWVVVNYWAEWCGPCRTEIPELNALAEQLKGQNVGVFGVNFDNVQGEELKAASEKLGIKFTVLAQNPEEIFDIPRSEALPVTYIIDDKGKVREQLMGEQTAEGVLAKLKALRG; encoded by the coding sequence ATGACAAGGCGACTGATCGGTGCATTGGCGATCATTACAACCCTGCTGCTCAGCGGCTGCGGTAACGACTACGGCGTTGACCAGTACGGCAAGAAAGTCGCGTCCGAGCGCCTGGACAAGCAATGGGTAGTGGTTAACTACTGGGCCGAATGGTGTGGCCCGTGCCGCACGGAAATACCGGAATTGAATGCCTTGGCCGAGCAGTTGAAAGGGCAGAACGTGGGGGTGTTCGGGGTCAACTTCGACAATGTGCAGGGTGAAGAACTCAAGGCTGCCAGCGAGAAACTGGGGATCAAGTTCACCGTACTGGCGCAGAACCCGGAGGAGATTTTCGATATTCCTCGCAGCGAGGCACTGCCGGTGACCTACATCATTGATGACAAGGGCAAGGTGCGTGAGCAGTTGATGGGCGAGCAGACGGCTGAAGGGGTGCTCGCGAAACTTAAGGCCTTGCGCGGCTAG
- a CDS encoding META domain-containing protein: MKGLLLLAAVGVGLTGCAGDAVKLKQDHSYVVEWIGERPLMDYAHLTVTLGADGRAYGNGGCNHWFAPYTVDGDKLSFGKIGSTRKLCAEALMEQEHRFFQALQGVERWDISPLEQTRFWPAEGKPIRLWLEEG, translated from the coding sequence ATGAAAGGCCTGCTTCTGCTCGCGGCCGTTGGCGTTGGCCTGACGGGCTGCGCTGGCGATGCAGTGAAGCTCAAGCAGGATCACAGCTACGTGGTGGAGTGGATTGGTGAGCGGCCGTTGATGGATTATGCGCACCTGACCGTCACCCTCGGCGCCGATGGCCGCGCCTACGGCAATGGCGGTTGCAACCACTGGTTTGCGCCGTACACCGTGGATGGCGACAAGCTGAGCTTCGGCAAGATCGGCAGCACCCGCAAACTCTGCGCCGAGGCGTTGATGGAGCAGGAGCACCGCTTCTTCCAGGCCCTGCAAGGCGTCGAGCGCTGGGACATCTCCCCCCTCGAACAGACGCGTTTCTGGCCCGCTGAAGGCAAGCCGATTCGGCTGTGGCTTGAAGAAGGCTGA
- the tusD gene encoding sulfurtransferase complex subunit TusD: MKFAIAVFSAAHAPSSRRALLFAQAVLAGGHEIVRLFFYQDGVYSASNNIVAPQDEQDIARQWREFVNTHQLDGVVCIAAALRRGVLNSEEATRYQRSAVNLDAPWALSGLGQFHDAAQSADRLICFGGP, encoded by the coding sequence ATGAAGTTTGCCATTGCTGTGTTTTCCGCCGCCCATGCGCCCTCCTCGCGCCGTGCCTTGCTGTTCGCTCAGGCGGTGCTGGCGGGCGGGCATGAGATTGTGCGGCTGTTCTTTTATCAGGACGGCGTCTACAGCGCGTCCAATAACATCGTTGCGCCCCAGGATGAGCAAGACATTGCCCGCCAATGGCGCGAGTTCGTCAACACCCACCAGCTCGACGGCGTGGTGTGCATCGCCGCCGCCTTGCGTCGTGGCGTACTCAACAGCGAAGAAGCCACGCGCTATCAACGCAGCGCGGTGAACCTCGATGCGCCGTGGGCGCTGTCAGGCCTTGGGCAGTTCCACGACGCGGCCCAGTCTGCCGACCGCCTGATTTGTTTTGGAGGGCCGTGA
- a CDS encoding CaiB/BaiF CoA transferase family protein, with protein sequence MSGPLASLRVLDFSTLLPGPFASLMLADMGAEVLRIESPTRMDLLRVLPPHDRGTSASHAYLNRNKRSLALDLKQAEALAIVRELVKDYDILIEQFRPGVMERLGLGYAALKAINPRLIYVSITGYGQTGPYKDRAGHDINYLALAGIASHTGRQGSGPLPLGVQLADVGGGSLHAVVGLLAAVIARQHSGVGQYLDVSMTDCSFSLNAMAGAGYLACGVEPEWENHVLNGGSFYDYYRSRDGRWMSVGSVEPAFMQQLCAALGRPELAAQGLSPNPEQQKALKLALQVEFEKRSFAELCELFAGLDACVEPVLSLSEALEHPQLKARELVSQVPRGDGSTQAQIACPLKFSEGLPEARHIGVAVGAHSDEVLAELGFSAQRIAELRLAKVIG encoded by the coding sequence ATGTCAGGTCCCTTGGCGTCGCTTAGAGTGCTGGATTTTTCCACCTTGCTGCCTGGCCCGTTTGCGTCCTTGATGCTGGCGGACATGGGCGCCGAGGTATTGCGCATCGAATCACCGACGCGCATGGACCTGTTGCGGGTGTTGCCGCCCCATGACCGGGGCACGTCGGCGAGCCACGCCTATCTCAATCGCAACAAGCGCAGCCTGGCGCTGGACCTCAAGCAGGCCGAGGCGTTGGCGATCGTGCGCGAGCTGGTCAAGGACTACGACATTCTCATTGAACAGTTTCGCCCCGGCGTGATGGAACGCTTGGGATTGGGCTATGCGGCGCTGAAGGCGATCAACCCCAGGCTGATCTATGTGTCGATCACCGGCTACGGCCAAACCGGGCCCTACAAAGACCGCGCCGGGCACGATATCAACTACCTGGCGCTGGCGGGCATCGCCAGCCACACCGGGCGGCAGGGCAGCGGGCCACTGCCGCTGGGCGTGCAATTGGCGGATGTCGGCGGTGGCTCGCTGCACGCGGTAGTGGGGTTGCTGGCGGCGGTGATTGCGCGGCAGCACAGCGGAGTCGGCCAATACCTGGACGTGAGCATGACCGATTGTTCGTTCAGCCTGAACGCCATGGCCGGTGCGGGTTACCTGGCGTGTGGGGTCGAACCGGAATGGGAAAACCATGTGCTCAACGGCGGCAGTTTCTACGATTACTACCGCTCCCGGGATGGGCGTTGGATGTCAGTCGGCAGCGTGGAGCCTGCCTTTATGCAGCAATTGTGCGCGGCGTTGGGGCGGCCGGAGTTGGCGGCGCAGGGCCTGTCACCCAACCCCGAGCAGCAAAAAGCCCTGAAGCTGGCGCTGCAGGTTGAGTTCGAGAAGCGCAGCTTTGCTGAGTTGTGTGAGCTGTTTGCCGGGCTGGATGCCTGTGTGGAACCGGTGTTGAGCCTGAGTGAAGCGCTGGAGCATCCGCAGTTGAAGGCGCGCGAGTTGGTCAGCCAGGTGCCGCGCGGCGATGGCTCGACTCAGGCGCAGATAGCCTGCCCGTTGAAGTTTTCTGAGGGGTTGCCAGAGGCTCGGCATATTGGGGTGGCCGTTGGGGCGCACAGTGATGAGGTGTTGGCTGAGTTAGGCTTTAGTGCTCAGCGCATAGCAGAATTGCGGCTGGCCAAAGTGATTGGTTGA
- a CDS encoding TusE/DsrC/DsvC family sulfur relay protein, protein MNTLTVGSRTLELDKDGYLVDLNDWSAEVADALAAAVPLELTAAHWEILELLRGFYAEFQLSPATRPLIKYTALKLGPEKGNSLHLNTLFNGTPAKLAAKLAGLPRPTNCL, encoded by the coding sequence ATGAACACCCTGACCGTCGGTTCACGCACCCTTGAGCTGGATAAGGACGGCTACCTCGTCGACCTGAATGACTGGTCTGCCGAGGTCGCCGATGCCCTCGCCGCCGCCGTACCGCTGGAATTGACTGCGGCGCACTGGGAAATCCTCGAACTGCTGCGCGGCTTCTATGCAGAGTTCCAGCTGTCGCCCGCCACGCGCCCGCTGATCAAGTACACCGCCTTGAAGCTGGGCCCGGAAAAAGGCAACAGCCTGCACTTAAACACACTGTTCAACGGCACTCCCGCCAAACTCGCCGCCAAGCTGGCGGGCCTGCCCAGGCCGACGAATTGCTTATGA
- a CDS encoding DUF2069 domain-containing protein, which translates to MARKPKVLPPQSWLEPRVKVARALSLLAFLGLVALLCVYYLFIADLHGARPWVILLIELVPLLVLAPGMLLGSARGHSWMCFVVNLYFIKGALAAYDPNRQWFGVLEMLASLAVFCTALLYVRWRHQLNRRLAEA; encoded by the coding sequence GTGGCCAGAAAGCCTAAGGTCCTGCCGCCCCAGTCGTGGTTGGAACCACGCGTGAAGGTGGCACGCGCGCTGAGCCTGCTGGCGTTTCTTGGCCTGGTGGCGCTGCTGTGTGTGTATTACCTGTTCATCGCCGACCTGCACGGCGCACGTCCGTGGGTCATCCTGCTGATCGAGCTGGTGCCGCTGCTGGTGCTGGCGCCGGGCATGCTGCTGGGCAGCGCACGCGGGCATTCGTGGATGTGCTTTGTGGTGAACCTGTACTTCATCAAGGGCGCGCTGGCGGCCTATGACCCGAACCGGCAGTGGTTCGGGGTGCTGGAGATGCTCGCGAGTCTGGCGGTGTTTTGCACGGCGCTGCTGTATGTGCGGTGGCGGCATCAGTTGAATCGGCGGTTGGCTGAGGCCTGA